From the genome of Acidobacteriota bacterium:
CCGGATAGGTGACGATGGTCCGTAGCAAGGTGCCGTCCGCGAGGGCGATGGCGCCAAGTTTGACCTCGATGCCGGGGTAGCTCTCGACCGGGCCGCTCTTGCGTGGAAGCTCGGCAGCATCGCAAAACAATGCGAGCACCAGGATCGTGACGAGGAGTCGCAGGGACATAGAGTTCTCCTTGCTCCAACAGACGATATTCCCGGCCGGATGTCACCCGAGAGAAACAAAAAGGCCGCCGGGAAACCAGCGGCCTTTTTGTGTTGATGCGAGCTAGTTCGAGTTCAGCAGCATGCCTTCCTGCTTCTCTTCGCCGACCGGGCGATAGAACAGGCGGTCGCCCTCGAGGTAGACCTCGATGAACGCCGGGCGCGTGGCGAAAGTACCCTGAATCAACGCTTCCGACATCGGGTCCTCGATGTAGCGCTGGATGGCGCGGCGCAGCGGCCGCGCACCGTAATTGCGGTCGGTCAGCGTCTTGTCGAGTATCCACTTGCGCGCTTCTTCGGTGACCGTGATGGTGATGTGTCGCTGCGCCAGATTCGCATTCAGCTGGTTGACCATCAACTCCACGATCTGGATGAGGTCCTTCTCCGTCAGCGCCTGGAAGATGATGACTTCGTCGAGACGGTTGAGGAACTCAGGGTTGAAAGTGCGCTTGACCTCGTTCTTCACCAACTCCTCGACCTTGTCGGAGATCACGTCTTCCTTGCTGGACTGGAAGCCGAGCCCGGTGCGCTTCTGCAGATGCCGCGCGCCGATGTTCGAGGTCATCACGATGATGGCGTTCTTGAAGTCGACGGTGTTGCCGAGACCGTCGGAGAGCTGGCCGTCTTCAAAGACCTGCAGCAGGATGTTGAAGACATCGGGATGCGCCTTCTCGATCTCGTCCAGCAACACGACGGAGTAGGGCGCGCGCTTCACCCGTTCGGTGAGCTGGCCGCCCTCTTCGTAGCCGACGTATCCGGGAGGGGAACCGATGAGTTTCGAGACCGAGTGCTTCTCCATGAACTCGGACATATCGAAGCGGATGAGCGATTTTTCCGAGCCGAACATGAACTGCGCCAGGGTGCGCGCGACTTCGGTCTTGCCCACGCCGGTCGGCCCGAGGAAAAGGAACGAGCCCACCGGGCGGTTCGGGTTCTTGAGTCCGGCGCGCGAGCGGCGGATGGCGCGGGAGAGAGCGCTGATCGCCTTATCCTGCGAGATCACGCGGCGATGCAGCTCTTCCTCGATACGCAGCAGCTTCTGCGATTCTTCTTCCTTGATCGAATTGATGGGCACGCCGGTCCAGCGCGAGACCACGTCTTCGATGTCCTCGCGGCCCACCACGCCGGTGGACGATTCGTCGAGGTGGTACTTCTCGCGCAGCGCGCGCAGGTTCTCGCGCTCCTTGCGCTCCTCGTCACTGTAGAAGCGCGCCTTCTCGAACTCGTGGTTCGCGATGGCGTTCTCCATGCGGTGGACGATGAACTTGATGCGCTTCTGCACGTCGGTGATCTCATCGGGCAGCGAGGTCTGGCGCAGTTTCACGCGCGCGCCGGCTTCGTCGATCAGATCGATGGCCTTGTCGGG
Proteins encoded in this window:
- a CDS encoding ATP-dependent Clp protease ATP-binding subunit → MFERYTEKARRVIFFARYEASQFGSPYIETEHLLLGLLREDKALTNRFLRSHASVESIRKQIEGHTTIREKVSTSVDLPLSNECKRVLAYAAEEAERLSHKHIGTEHLLLGLLREEKCYAAEILHERGLRLSAIREELARTTQEKAPSSQRNRESSLLSEFSRDLTQAAMDNQLDPLVGRDSELERVVQILCRRTKNNPVLIGEPGVGKTAIVEGLAQRIADGDVPSFLADKRILALDLSLIVAGTKYRGQFEERLKTIMKELMDNQNAIIFIDELHTLVGAGSAEGSLDAANILKPALSRGEIQCIGATTPGEYRKSIEKDRSLERRFQSVKVPPPDEATAIKILGGIKDRYEKFHAVTYTEDAIQFSVFHSNRYIPDRFLPDKAIDLIDEAGARVKLRQTSLPDEITDVQKRIKFIVHRMENAIANHEFEKARFYSDEERKERENLRALREKYHLDESSTGVVGREDIEDVVSRWTGVPINSIKEEESQKLLRIEEELHRRVISQDKAISALSRAIRRSRAGLKNPNRPVGSFLFLGPTGVGKTEVARTLAQFMFGSEKSLIRFDMSEFMEKHSVSKLIGSPPGYVGYEEGGQLTERVKRAPYSVVLLDEIEKAHPDVFNILLQVFEDGQLSDGLGNTVDFKNAIIVMTSNIGARHLQKRTGLGFQSSKEDVISDKVEELVKNEVKRTFNPEFLNRLDEVIIFQALTEKDLIQIVELMVNQLNANLAQRHITITVTEEARKWILDKTLTDRNYGARPLRRAIQRYIEDPMSEALIQGTFATRPAFIEVYLEGDRLFYRPVGEEKQEGMLLNSN